Within the Candidatus Ozemobacteraceae bacterium genome, the region GGGATAGCGGCAGTTCTCGCACTTGCGGCGGCGCTCCGGTTCATCCAGTCCACAACCCTCGCGATGACGGGATTCTGGATCGAGCACGTCGAGACGCTCAATCTCGTCCTGAACCAGGGCGTCTGGGCGCTGCTGGGCGGCATGATCGTCCCGGTCGAGACGTTTCCCGGGCCGATCAGAACGCTCGCGCACCTGCTTCCCTACCGGTATTCGCTCAGCTTCCCGATCGAGGTCCTTCGCGGCGGGCTGACAACGGTCGAAACGCTGAAAGGCCTGTGCATCGCGACTGGCTGGATATTCGCCTTCCTGCTGCTCGGCCGGCATCTCTGGAGGCGGGGGCTGAAGACCTTCACCGCCTATGGAGGCTGACCCGGCATGCGACGCCATACGGGAATCATTCTCCAGTTCTGGAAAGCGCATCTCGTCCAGGCTCTTGAATACCGCACCAGTTTCGCGTTCGGCATCATCGCGAACGGTCTCGACTTCGTGTTCGGGCTTCTGCAATACTGCCTGTTCTTCACCGTCGCCGACGCAATCGCCGATTGGGACATGCCCCGCATGCTGGCGTTCTACGCCGTGTTCATGACGATCTTTTCCCTTCATTTCATCCTGTTGTATCCGAATCTCGACGCGATCGGCCGCTTCGTAAACACCGGGCAACTCGATCTGGTGCTGACGAAGCCGGTCTCGCCGCAGGCCCTGCTCTCCTTCCGAAGCCTTTCGTTCGAGGAGTTCGGCAGTCTCCTCGCAGCCCTGGGTCTTCTCGCCTGGCTGCTTGCAAGCGGTCGCATCGCGTTCTCGCCGACCCGCATGCTGATGTTCGTCATCGCGATCGCGTGCAGCCTGAGCCTCATTTACTGCATGTTCCTTTTTTTCATGAGCCTCGCCATCCGGATTGAAAAGATCCAGAACATGTCGGAACTGCTCTGGAGCGTCTTCAGTCTCTGCCGGTATCCCGCCGATATTTACCCCCGCGCGGCGCGCTGGGTCTTCTACGTGGTCCTGCCCATCGCCTTCGTGACGACCGTGCCCGCCCGTGCGATTTCGGCCGGTGAGGCTCCCGAGATCCTGCTTCTCGGCTGCGCCCTGACGGTCACTCTCGTTGCCGCATCCGTCCTCTTCTGGCGTCGTTCTCTCGCCGGCTATACCTCGGCGGGCGGTTGACCGCGGATTTCCGAAAGAGTATGATTTTTTGGGGCATACGGATCTTCTGGGAGATATAATATATGGCTAAGAATGCTAAGTCGCAGAACCTGTCCATCATGATGACGGACATCCAGGGCTACTCGACGACCGCCGCGACCAGTTCCCGCAACGAGATCATCGCCCTGATCAGACGGCACAACCAGTTGATGGTTCCCGTCATCGAGTTTTACGGCGGAACCATCATCAAGTCGATCGGAGACGCGTTTCTCTGCACGTTCGTCAGCGCGACCGACGCCGTCATCTGCGCCATCATCATCCAGCTGCTGCTTCGCGAATACAACCAGCGCCAGAAAGATGAAAGCCAGAAGCTCAACCTCCGCGTCGTCGTCCATTCCGGCGACGTCTCGATCGAGGGAAACGACATTTTCGGCGACGCCGTGAACGTGACGGCGCGGATCGAAGGACTCCCCTGCTTCCCGGGCGGTTCGATCGGCATCAGCGAGATCACCTACATGCTGATGGATAAAAATGAGATCGCCGTCGAGAAGCTCGGCCCGCAAACCCTGAAGGGCATACCGAACCCGGTCACGGTCTACTCCGTACCCCTCGAGAAACAGAAACTCACGACCCTGCCGACCCACCTGCTCGAGCTGGTCGAGAAAGTCGTGGCGGGCCGAGCAGAATCGTCGGGCATCGCCGGCTCGACCGCGGAGTGGCAAAAATCGATCGTGAAGTTCCTCCAGGAAAAAAACTGGGGCGACAACCTCGGCAAGGTCCAGAAGCAAATCGGCCAGAACATCGGCCAAGTCCAGACGAAGCTCGTGCAGACGTTCGGCCAGAAGACGGTGCTCGAACAGGGAAAAGGCCGCGCGTTCTCCGATGCTTCCCTGGGGGTTCGGGTAAAATGCTTCCTCATCGACCTCGTGATCCTGGCCGTCCTCACTGCGATTCTCTGGATCGGCTGGTGGCCTTTGCAGCGCATCGTGTATGGTTCTAGATCGATCGACTGGAACGCCTTCTCCAAATTGCGGGGGAACTCATCGAGCCTGTACGACTACGATGCCGACACCGGGGAATACAGACGCAAGCAGGGCACCCTCGAATGGATCGTCGATCTCAACGTCCGGGCGCCGATCGCCCTGTACATTCTATACTTTGCAATATTCTGGCGTATGAAAAGCGCCTCCCCCGGTCAGATCGCCGGCCACTCGGCCGTCATCATGGCCGACGGGCGGCCGCCGACGCTGGCGGAAGCGCTCAAACGCGCAACGATTTTCGTTTTCACCCTGATCCCCTTCGGGATCGGCGGCCTGGCGATTTTCTTCGGGAACAGGCAGACCCTCTGGGACAAGTTCTGCTCTTCACGCGTCGTCGAGTGACCCCCGCCGGAGCGGAACCGGTCATTTCCCGGCCGTCGTCGAAGCGATCTCGTCTTTCGGAAGCCGGCCTTCGGCTTCGAGTTTCGCTTTGCGCCTCAGGCGGGCGCCGTCGAGAATCGGCTTCCAGTTCAGGGTGAGGCGGTCTTCCCGAATGATGCCCCTCACGATATACGACGGCCGCACTTCGATCTCGATTTTATCGTCGTTCCTGCGGAAAATGAACCCTCGCCGCGCCGCGATGGCGCCGAAGAAATTGCAGGCCTGCTCCGGCGCCGCCTCGAGCCGAAGCTCGGCGTGGCCCCTCAACTCGTCGTCGGCCGGCGTCAACCTGATCCCGAACGGCGGAACGTCGATATACCGCACCATCTCCCCGTCAAAGAGGTTGATATAATATCGCTCCTGGTACCGGTGGTATCCGAACCAGAGCCCAATCCCCCCGACGATGATCAACAGCAGCAGAAACAGCCCCTGACCGCGTCTCAAATTCCAACATTTCATCGTTTCCATAGGAAAACACCGTACTACATCACACCTGCGGATGCAAGCCCGTATCGCCCTTCTCCGATAAAGCGCCGGCCGGCATCACTCTGATGCCGGCCGGCGTTGATGAACGGTCGCGGAAAGGTCAGCGGGCTCTTTTGAGGATGACGGCCTTGCGGGAGGGGACATTGTAGGTGCCCTTGGCGGTGTAGAGTCCCTTGTCGTTCACCTTCTCGCCGTCGCAGATGACGGTCCAGTCGTCGGCGCCGGGGAGGTTGAAGGTGATCCAGTCGCCGGGGTCGGTGTTGAACAGCACCAGCAGGTCGGTCTTGCCCTTCAGCAGGTAGCCGAGACCGCGGCTGTTGGCGGGCTGGAGCCACTCGATGTTCTGGCTGTTGAGGGCGACGGCGTGCCGGAAATTCTCGTATTTCATGCGCAGGCCGATCAGACCTTTGTAGAACTCGTAGATGTCGGCATTTTTCTTCTTGTCGCCCCAGTTGATCCAGTTGATCTCGTTGTCCTGGTCGTAGGAGTTGTCGTTGCCCTTCTTGGAGCGCATGAACTCCTGGCCCTGATGGATCATCGGGATGCCCTGCGCCGTGAGAAGCGCGACGGCGCCGAGTCGGAAGCGGTCCTTGTCCATTTTCAGCAGGTCGGACAGGACGGCGCCGTCATGGCACTCGATGTAGTTCACGCTCTCGGTCGGCTTGGCGGTCCACCAGAAGCAGGTGCCGGCGAGCACGGTCATGACCGAATTGCGGTCGCCGTTGCCGCTGATGAAGGCGCGGATCTGCTCGCGGAAGTCGTCGTTCCACTTGCCGAGTTTCGTGTTGCGGAAGTCGCTCTTGCCCCACTGATTGCGCTTCCAGTCGGCGGCCCAGGGCTCTGCGACGATGATCGCCGATTCCGGCAGTTCACTCATGATCGCCGACATCGTCTCCTTGTCGAGAATCGTGCCGAGATCGAATCGGAAGCCGTCGACGTGGTACTCTCGCATCCAGTATTTGAGACTGTCGAGAATGTATTTGCGGGTCATCGGGTTGTCGGAGCGGAACTCGTTCCCGCAGCCGGTGCCGTTCCAGTAGAACCGCTTGTCGTCGCACAGCCGGTAGTAGCCGGGGTTGTCGAGGCCCTTGAACAGGAAGGGAATCCCCTTCTCGTTGCCCTCGGCGGTGTGGTTGTAGACGACGTCCATGATGACGGCGATGCCGGCCTTGTGAAGACCGTTCACCATCTGTTTGAACTCGCGGATGCCCTCGCCGTTCTTGCCGGTCGCGTAGGCGCACTCGGGGGCGAAGAAGTGGCTCGTCATGTAGCCCCAGTGGTTCGGGTGGCCGGCGAAGTTGTTGTCGAACTCCTGGCAGGGAAGCAGTTCGACGGCGTTGACGCCGAGGTCCTGGAGGTGGCCGAGCACCTTGTCGGTGCCGAGCCCCTCGAGCATGCCGAGGTAGGTTCCGCGCTTCTCGCCTTCGACTCCGGAAGACGAATGAGCGGTCGTGTCCTTCACGTGCATTTCATAGATAACAATATCTTTTGCGGCAGGCGTTTTGAAACCCTGGTCGGTCCAGGTGAATTTGTGCATCTGAGGCCCCACGACGATGCTCTTCCCGTCGTGATCCACGTTCGCAAACGCGTAGGGATCGGAAATCAGACGCTTGGGATCGAACAGGTGGCCGTCGGTCGTCGGCCCCGTGAGGGTGTAAGCGTAGTAACTCCCCGACAGGTCCTTGTCGATCGTATACCGCCAGACGCCGTCGTCGAACTTCTTCATCGGGTACGCAGTGCCGGTCCTGTCGTCGGCTTTTTTGAACAGAACGACGTTCACCGCCGTCGCCGCCGGGGAATACACCTCGAAACTGGTCTTGCCGTTCACGACCTCGCTGCCAAGCAGGTCCTGGGGAATGGCCGAGCGTGCCCCCCCCGTCCGGGCCGCCGTTCTCGCGGGTCGCTGAGCGCGTTCCGGGGCGACGTTCGAGCGAAACCTGGCGTCTGAGATCAGACCGCGGACTTCATCGAGAGAGGTGCGGTACGCCGGGCTCTCGCTCCGGGCGAGAAAATCGAGACGCTGTTCGAGGAATGCCAGGCCCTGACGGAAGGCTTTCATTTCGGAGGCGTTCGAAGCGCGACCGCCATACTGGCGAAACAGATCGAGGGTTTCCTTCGCGGACTCGGGGGTGTCGACGCCGCGCATCAGACGCTTCAACTGGTCGGCGCTTTCGTTCTCGCGCGCAACGGCGCCGAGGCCGGCCTCACTTTCGGTTCCTTCGGAACGGACCGTGCTCTGCGCGGTATGCGAGTCGCGCGCAAGCCTGTCGAGGGACTGGATCAGCGAAACTGCGTCATCGCCGTACACCATGGCCGACGAGGCCAGCAGACAGGCGGTGAAGAACGACATCCAACGGTTCGAGCGTGGTCTGAAAGACATCTTGAGCGCCCCCTCCGAAAAAAATCTCAGATGATTCGTCAATTATACCGACTTTTCCCCGGGGTCCGGAAGAGGACGCCGGCGAGGGTCTCAGCGGGATTCCCCACCGCGATACTTCGCCGGATCGATTCCGAGGCGTTTTAGCCGGTCGTACAGCGTGCGTCGTGGCAGATCAAGTTCGCGCGCTGCGGCTACGACATTTCCATGGGAATGCCTGAGAGCCTCGACGATCATGGTTCGCTCTGAGTCGTCGAGGCGGGTGTCGATGGGGCCGCATCCCGGCGCCGGAGCCGGCCTCGTGCCACCCGCAGGGAGAAGCAGGTCATCGGGCGTTATCATCCCGTCCTCGTCGATGACGGCGGCGCGTTCGAGCACATTTTTCAATTCCCGGATGTTTCCCGGCCAGTCGAGGCCGCGCAGAAGGGTCAGAGCGTCACGGGAGATGCCGAGTTGTTTCCTGCCATGGGCCGCGGCAATTTCCGACAGCAGGTGGCCGGCGAGGGCCGGGATGTCGTCGGGGCGTTCCCGAAGCGGCGGCAGATGGATCGGGAAGACGTTGATACGGTAGTAGAGATCCGGGCGGAACCGGCCCTGCGCGGCCATTCCCGCGAGATCCTTGTTCGTGGCCGATACGAGACGCACGTCGACTCGAACGGGCTTGACGCCGCCGACGCGCTCGATTTCCTGCTCCTGGAGGACGCGAAGGAGCTTCGCCTGGATTTCCGGGGGGATTTCAGCAACCTCGTCGAGGAACAGGGTGCCGCCCGACGCGACCTCGAACTTGCCGAGTTTTCTCGCATCGGCGCCCGTAAATGCCCCTTTTTCATGGCCAAACAGCTCGGATTCGAGGAGGGTCCCCTGCAGATTGGCGCAGTTTACGGCGACGAAGGGCTTTTCCTTGCGGGAGCTGTTGAGATGGATGGCACGTGCGACGAGCTCTTTTCCCGTGCCGGTCTCACCGGTAATCAGCACCGTCGTCGAAAGGGCGGCGACGCGGCGGATCAGGTCTTTCACGATGCGCATCGCGGGGTTGGAGGCGATGAAGGTTTCGGTGTCGGGGCCACGCGGGGCCGAGAGCCCGGCCAGCCGCGACATGCGGGCGGCGTTTTCGGTAAGCGAGAGGATGTTCTGGAGCTTCGCATCCTCGACCGGCTTGACGAGGAAATCGAACGCGCCTTTCTTCATCGCCTCGACGGCCGTGTCGATCGTGCCGTAGGCCGTCAGGATGACGATGCGGGCATCGGGCCTCATCTCGAGGCCTCGCTTGAGCAAGGTCAGACCGTCGATGCCGGGCATGCGCAGGTCGAGAAGGGTAAGCCCGAACTCCTCGGCTTCGAATGCCGCCAAGCCCATCACGGGATCGGTGCGGTACACCGCCTCGTGCCCGCGGCTCGCAAGCAGTTCGGCGAGGTTTTCCGCCTGCTGCCGGTCATCATCGACGATCAGGATTCGCATGTATCCCAGTGTAGCACACTCGCACAGCACCGATCATCTTCTCGGGCAGGGATTACACATGCATCATTCGCCATCACGGTCTCGTCGCGATGCGTTCTATCGAGTTCTGCAGCATTCCTCCCGGTCGCCCTGGGATTGTCGAAGGGCGAGAGCCTTTCGTGCTTCGACAGGCTCAGCACGAACGGAACCATGAAACAGACTTCCGTCATGCAGGAATCAATGAAGCCGGCACGCCGTGTTGCCGGCCTTGCTTTCACCCGATGGGGAGGGTGACGACGAAGCGGTTGCCGGCGTCGGCGGGTTCGACCCAGGCGCGGCCGCCCATCATGAGGATGAACTGGCGGACGAGGTAGAGGCCGAGTCCGGAGCCGGGAATGTCGGTGCCGCTGTCGCCGCGGTAGAACTTTTCGAAAATCTTCTCGCGGTCCGGAGCGGGAATGATGGGGCCGCAGCTTTCGACGGCGATGCGTATCGCGTCGATTTCCTCTATGATATGAATCCGTATTATACTTTTAGGAATTGCGTATTTCACGGCGTTCACCAGGAGGTTGTCGAGAATGCGCTCGAGGAGATACGGGTCGTGGGAAACGGGCGGCGTCTCGGGGAGATCGAGTTCGACGGAAAGGTCGCGGGCGGCGGCCAGGGGGCGGATGCGCCCGACGGTCATGGTGACGACGGAGGTGATCTGGCCGAGTTCGACGCGGGCGGCGAGGTCTTCCGACTGGAGGCGGGTGAGGTCGAGGGCGTTCTTCGTCATGCGGCCCAGTTCGGCGATCTCGACGGCCATCTCCTCGAACCGCCTGCGGATATCATCGGGCAGGCGTTCTGCCGAGCGTTCGATGAGGTTCACCTGGCCGGTAAGCCGCGCGAGCGGGGTTCGCAGTTCGTGCGACACGAGCGCCAGGAAGGTGCTCTTCAGCGTTCCGAGTTCCTCGAGATTCCTGTTCGCGCGCTCGAGCTCCTGGTTCTTGACC harbors:
- a CDS encoding ATP-binding protein, with amino-acid sequence MNGQVRQIGLMLFMGFLPAAVLAIILWTSDSILERMRVGLHEQRASALRNLPLEGGLAAQKSYACSLLSTATLELRRIAGEWPAALDAETLLNLRSTYASETEYGIETGIASPGPGILWIVPTDQGLRVAYQTRRSFYTRLESWRAMVWTIGLVLAGAAFVLFVLIARKIADVFNEMEVKNQELERANRNLEELGTLKSTFLALVSHELRTPLARLTGQVNLIERSAERLPDDIRRRFEEMAVEIAELGRMTKNALDLTRLQSEDLAARVELGQITSVVTMTVGRIRPLAAARDLSVELDLPETPPVSHDPYLLERILDNLLVNAVKYAIPKSIIRIHIIEEIDAIRIAVESCGPIIPAPDREKIFEKFYRGDSGTDIPGSGLGLYLVRQFILMMGGRAWVEPADAGNRFVVTLPIG
- a CDS encoding sigma-54 dependent transcriptional regulator, whose protein sequence is MRILIVDDDRQQAENLAELLASRGHEAVYRTDPVMGLAAFEAEEFGLTLLDLRMPGIDGLTLLKRGLEMRPDARIVILTAYGTIDTAVEAMKKGAFDFLVKPVEDAKLQNILSLTENAARMSRLAGLSAPRGPDTETFIASNPAMRIVKDLIRRVAALSTTVLITGETGTGKELVARAIHLNSSRKEKPFVAVNCANLQGTLLESELFGHEKGAFTGADARKLGKFEVASGGTLFLDEVAEIPPEIQAKLLRVLQEQEIERVGGVKPVRVDVRLVSATNKDLAGMAAQGRFRPDLYYRINVFPIHLPPLRERPDDIPALAGHLLSEIAAAHGRKQLGISRDALTLLRGLDWPGNIRELKNVLERAAVIDEDGMITPDDLLLPAGGTRPAPAPGCGPIDTRLDDSERTMIVEALRHSHGNVVAAARELDLPRRTLYDRLKRLGIDPAKYRGGESR
- a CDS encoding ABC-2 family transporter protein, which produces MRRHTGIILQFWKAHLVQALEYRTSFAFGIIANGLDFVFGLLQYCLFFTVADAIADWDMPRMLAFYAVFMTIFSLHFILLYPNLDAIGRFVNTGQLDLVLTKPVSPQALLSFRSLSFEEFGSLLAALGLLAWLLASGRIAFSPTRMLMFVIAIACSLSLIYCMFLFFMSLAIRIEKIQNMSELLWSVFSLCRYPADIYPRAARWVFYVVLPIAFVTTVPARAISAGEAPEILLLGCALTVTLVAASVLFWRRSLAGYTSAGG
- a CDS encoding adenylate/guanylate cyclase domain-containing protein; the protein is MAKNAKSQNLSIMMTDIQGYSTTAATSSRNEIIALIRRHNQLMVPVIEFYGGTIIKSIGDAFLCTFVSATDAVICAIIIQLLLREYNQRQKDESQKLNLRVVVHSGDVSIEGNDIFGDAVNVTARIEGLPCFPGGSIGISEITYMLMDKNEIAVEKLGPQTLKGIPNPVTVYSVPLEKQKLTTLPTHLLELVEKVVAGRAESSGIAGSTAEWQKSIVKFLQEKNWGDNLGKVQKQIGQNIGQVQTKLVQTFGQKTVLEQGKGRAFSDASLGVRVKCFLIDLVILAVLTAILWIGWWPLQRIVYGSRSIDWNAFSKLRGNSSSLYDYDADTGEYRRKQGTLEWIVDLNVRAPIALYILYFAIFWRMKSASPGQIAGHSAVIMADGRPPTLAEALKRATIFVFTLIPFGIGGLAIFFGNRQTLWDKFCSSRVVE
- a CDS encoding alpha-amylase family glycosyl hydrolase, with product MSFRPRSNRWMSFFTACLLASSAMVYGDDAVSLIQSLDRLARDSHTAQSTVRSEGTESEAGLGAVARENESADQLKRLMRGVDTPESAKETLDLFRQYGGRASNASEMKAFRQGLAFLEQRLDFLARSESPAYRTSLDEVRGLISDARFRSNVAPERAQRPARTAARTGGARSAIPQDLLGSEVVNGKTSFEVYSPAATAVNVVLFKKADDRTGTAYPMKKFDDGVWRYTIDKDLSGSYYAYTLTGPTTDGHLFDPKRLISDPYAFANVDHDGKSIVVGPQMHKFTWTDQGFKTPAAKDIVIYEMHVKDTTAHSSSGVEGEKRGTYLGMLEGLGTDKVLGHLQDLGVNAVELLPCQEFDNNFAGHPNHWGYMTSHFFAPECAYATGKNGEGIREFKQMVNGLHKAGIAVIMDVVYNHTAEGNEKGIPFLFKGLDNPGYYRLCDDKRFYWNGTGCGNEFRSDNPMTRKYILDSLKYWMREYHVDGFRFDLGTILDKETMSAIMSELPESAIIVAEPWAADWKRNQWGKSDFRNTKLGKWNDDFREQIRAFISGNGDRNSVMTVLAGTCFWWTAKPTESVNYIECHDGAVLSDLLKMDKDRFRLGAVALLTAQGIPMIHQGQEFMRSKKGNDNSYDQDNEINWINWGDKKKNADIYEFYKGLIGLRMKYENFRHAVALNSQNIEWLQPANSRGLGYLLKGKTDLLVLFNTDPGDWITFNLPGADDWTVICDGEKVNDKGLYTAKGTYNVPSRKAVILKRAR